A part of Sulfurimonas sp. HSL-1716 genomic DNA contains:
- the ilvN gene encoding acetolactate synthase small subunit encodes MEAAERRVISVIVINEASVLSRITDLFSGRGYNITSLTVAPIPESRYSRLTIVTSGSVRVIEQITKQLHKLIPVLKVIEHADLVEKEMALVKFPITENLADISALCSAYNGNIVNVSEEVIITMVADEPKRVDYFLSAIKRFHPKEIVRSGAVALER; translated from the coding sequence ATGGAAGCAGCAGAAAGACGTGTAATCTCGGTTATCGTGATAAACGAAGCCAGCGTGCTGTCTCGTATTACAGACCTTTTCTCGGGACGCGGTTATAACATTACGTCTCTCACAGTAGCGCCGATACCAGAGAGCAGATACTCCCGTCTTACGATAGTTACCTCGGGTTCGGTACGCGTGATAGAACAGATCACAAAACAGCTTCATAAGCTCATACCGGTTTTAAAGGTTATCGAACACGCCGATCTGGTAGAAAAAGAGATGGCGCTCGTTAAATTCCCGATCACGGAAAATCTGGCAGATATATCCGCTCTTTGTTCGGCCTATAACGGAAACATAGTCAACGTAAGCGAAGAGGTGATCATTACAATGGTCGCAGACGAGCCAAAAAGAGTCGATTACTTTTTGTCTGCCATCAAACGTTTTCATCCAAAAGAGATAGTCAGAAGCGGTGCAGTCGCACTAGAGCGTTGA
- a CDS encoding CoA-binding protein: MECEFPSINSSQEDIREIFSNVKNIAVIGLSPDAGKDSHRVAAYLQNCGYKIIPVYPKGETILGETVYRSLKEIPFAVDMVDIFRKADALGAIADACIERGDVKVFWSQIGIVNNAAAKKAQDAGMKVVQNQCAMVDHRNL; this comes from the coding sequence ATGGAGTGTGAATTTCCGAGTATAAACTCAAGCCAAGAGGATATAAGAGAGATTTTTTCAAATGTAAAAAATATCGCCGTCATCGGTCTTTCACCCGATGCAGGTAAAGACAGCCACCGTGTCGCGGCATATCTGCAAAATTGCGGATACAAGATAATTCCCGTTTATCCAAAGGGCGAGACTATTCTCGGCGAAACGGTATACAGATCTTTAAAAGAGATACCTTTTGCAGTCGATATGGTCGATATTTTCCGTAAAGCCGATGCTCTTGGCGCCATAGCAGACGCCTGCATCGAGCGCGGCGACGTCAAGGTTTTCTGGTCGCAGATCGGTATAGTAAATAATGCCGCGGCTAAAAAAGCGCAGGATGCCGGTATGAAAGTAGTTCAAAATCAATGTGCGATGGTAGACCACCGCAATCTATAG
- the ilvA gene encoding threonine ammonia-lyase: MLDINKIYEARERIRDVVVNTPFSYAPYLSEASGCEVYLKKENLQVTGAFKIRGAYNKIASLSDEQRASGVVASSAGNHAQGVAFSAQKFGIKATIVMPDSTPLTKINGVKHYGAQVILAGSNYDEAYAYALKYGAENSLVFVHPFEDDEVMAGQGTVALEILEQAKELDAVLIPVGGGGLISGMAKAFKALNPDIQVIGVSAKGAPALKNSYELGRPVDSISVRTIADGIAVRDCSAVTLGYIMESVDKFITVDDEEIASAILYLLERQKLVVEGAGAVGVAALLHNELPELKDKKVAVVLSGGNMDVTLLSVIIEKGLIKSSRKMKLTVTLVDKPGSLMRLTEILKELNANIVHISYDRTSISLDYGDANVTIHLETKGEEHQEQIISVLQKEGYLSRYIN, encoded by the coding sequence TTGTTAGATATAAATAAAATATACGAAGCAAGAGAACGTATAAGGGATGTCGTAGTAAATACGCCGTTCTCATATGCTCCGTACTTAAGTGAAGCATCGGGCTGTGAGGTCTACTTGAAAAAAGAAAATCTTCAAGTCACGGGCGCGTTTAAGATACGCGGTGCATACAACAAGATAGCCTCTTTGAGCGATGAACAAAGAGCAAGCGGGGTCGTGGCTTCGAGTGCGGGAAATCATGCTCAGGGCGTGGCGTTTTCGGCTCAAAAATTCGGTATCAAAGCGACTATCGTTATGCCGGATTCGACGCCTCTTACAAAAATAAACGGGGTCAAACATTACGGTGCGCAGGTCATTCTTGCGGGATCGAATTACGATGAAGCATATGCTTATGCTCTTAAATACGGAGCGGAGAACTCCTTAGTGTTCGTCCATCCTTTTGAAGACGATGAAGTGATGGCGGGACAGGGAACCGTCGCTTTGGAGATCCTGGAACAGGCAAAAGAGCTGGATGCCGTTTTGATTCCCGTCGGCGGCGGCGGGCTTATCTCGGGTATGGCAAAGGCTTTTAAAGCATTAAATCCGGATATTCAAGTCATCGGAGTAAGCGCAAAAGGCGCGCCCGCACTGAAAAACTCTTATGAGTTGGGGCGTCCGGTGGATTCTATTTCTGTAAGAACCATTGCCGATGGTATTGCAGTAAGGGATTGTTCTGCCGTTACCCTCGGATACATCATGGAGAGTGTGGACAAGTTTATAACCGTGGACGACGAAGAGATCGCAAGCGCGATTTTGTACCTTTTGGAACGTCAAAAACTGGTTGTCGAAGGTGCCGGAGCCGTTGGCGTGGCGGCACTTTTGCATAACGAGCTTCCCGAGTTGAAAGACAAAAAAGTAGCGGTCGTGTTAAGCGGCGGAAATATGGACGTCACGCTGCTTTCGGTCATCATCGAAAAGGGTCTCATAAAATCAAGCCGCAAGATGAAGCTGACGGTGACTCTTGTCGATAAACCGGGTTCACTGATGAGACTGACGGAGATACTCAAAGAGCTCAATGCCAATATCGTGCATATCTCTTATGACAGGACATCCATCTCACTTGATTACGGGGATGCAAACGTGACCATCCATCTTGAAACGAAGGGTGAAGAGCATCAAGAGCAGATCATATCCGTCTTGCAAAAAGAGGGATATCTGAGCAGATATATAAACTAA
- a CDS encoding acetolactate synthase large subunit, which translates to MQISGAQMVIEALIAEEVDTIFGYPGGAIMNVYDEIYKQNSFKHILTRHEQAAVHAAEGYSKASGKVGVAMITSGPGFTNAVTGLADAYMDSVPLVVISGQVPMSLIGTDAFQEIDAVGISRSCTKHNYLVTDAADLPRVLKEAFYIARTGRPGPVHVDIPKDVTAQIAKFDYSKEVDIETYKPTTKGNTRQIKKAVDAIKNAKRPLFYLGGGIINSNASEEVRKLVKNTGIPAVETFMARGTLKYDDPLLISMLGMHGSYAANMAMSETDLVIGLGARFDDRVTGKLSEFAKGAKIIHVDIDPASISKLVNADFPIVGDIKHVVKSMLDIAKTTIDKERYTPWLDTIANFNKLHPLSFKEDSEDLKPQWVIKRVGETLGDNANISTDVGQHQMWTAQFYPFSRPRQFISSGGLGTMGFGFPAAVGVKAADPKRISVNFTGDGSILMNIQELMTAVEQKLPVINIILNNNYLGMVRQWQTLFYNKRHSETDLSMQPDFVKLAEAFGGVGYRVSTKEEFDAALKDAIEKNVVAFIDVKVHRLENVMPMVPSGGSLFNMMLEYKEK; encoded by the coding sequence ATGCAGATTAGTGGCGCACAGATGGTCATTGAAGCATTGATCGCTGAAGAAGTTGATACAATATTCGGTTATCCGGGTGGCGCGATCATGAACGTCTATGATGAGATATACAAACAAAACTCTTTTAAACATATTTTGACTCGTCATGAACAAGCTGCCGTCCATGCGGCAGAAGGTTATTCAAAGGCCAGCGGTAAAGTCGGTGTGGCGATGATCACAAGCGGACCTGGATTTACCAATGCCGTCACGGGTCTTGCGGATGCGTATATGGACTCCGTTCCTTTAGTCGTTATCAGCGGACAGGTTCCTATGAGCCTTATCGGTACGGATGCATTTCAAGAGATCGATGCGGTCGGGATCAGCCGTTCTTGTACAAAACACAACTATCTTGTTACCGATGCCGCTGATCTGCCTCGCGTCTTAAAAGAGGCTTTTTATATCGCACGTACAGGCCGTCCGGGTCCTGTTCATGTCGATATTCCAAAAGACGTAACCGCGCAGATAGCAAAGTTCGATTATTCAAAAGAGGTCGATATCGAGACCTATAAGCCGACAACCAAAGGCAATACCAGACAGATAAAAAAAGCTGTCGATGCGATAAAAAATGCGAAACGTCCGCTGTTTTATTTGGGCGGTGGTATCATAAATTCGAATGCTTCTGAAGAGGTTAGAAAGCTGGTTAAAAACACCGGAATTCCCGCTGTTGAGACATTTATGGCACGCGGTACGCTCAAGTACGACGATCCTCTTTTGATCTCGATGCTGGGTATGCACGGAAGCTATGCGGCAAATATGGCTATGAGCGAAACAGATCTGGTCATCGGTTTGGGGGCAAGATTTGACGACCGCGTTACGGGAAAACTGAGCGAGTTTGCAAAAGGTGCGAAGATCATCCATGTGGATATCGATCCTGCGAGTATATCCAAACTTGTCAATGCCGATTTTCCGATAGTAGGAGATATCAAGCATGTTGTTAAAAGTATGCTCGATATTGCCAAGACGACCATAGACAAAGAGCGTTATACTCCTTGGCTGGATACGATTGCGAACTTTAACAAGCTTCATCCTCTTTCGTTTAAAGAGGACAGCGAAGACTTGAAACCGCAATGGGTCATTAAAAGAGTAGGCGAGACGCTCGGTGATAACGCAAATATTTCGACGGATGTCGGGCAGCATCAGATGTGGACGGCTCAGTTTTATCCGTTTTCACGCCCGCGTCAGTTCATAAGCTCCGGCGGTCTTGGGACAATGGGATTCGGCTTTCCTGCGGCAGTAGGTGTTAAAGCTGCCGATCCGAAGCGGATAAGTGTCAATTTTACGGGTGACGGTTCGATACTTATGAACATTCAGGAACTGATGACTGCAGTTGAGCAGAAACTGCCGGTCATCAATATCATCCTCAATAACAACTATCTTGGGATGGTTCGCCAATGGCAGACGCTTTTTTACAATAAACGCCACTCCGAGACGGATCTCTCCATGCAGCCGGATTTCGTAAAGCTTGCGGAGGCTTTTGGCGGAGTAGGCTACAGAGTAAGTACGAAAGAGGAGTTCGATGCGGCACTCAAAGATGCGATTGAGAAGAACGTGGTCGCTTTTATCGACGTAAAAGTCCACAGATTGGAGAACGTTATGCCGATGGTCCCATCGGGCGGTTCACTGTTTAATATGATGTTAGAGTATAAGGAGAAGTAA
- a CDS encoding phosphatase has translation MIAIDLGSNTLRCITYDCDTKEWGEEYEAIVKTAENLHVNKTINENALKRVIDAIKKAQDKLDFASHEVCAVTTEAMRQALNSDAVLKEIYVKTGLKFEIIDGDKEARYTTKAVKNRLDILALPSSSFALVDIGGGSTEIIFYDNGIITSKSFNIGIVTLTDISGNTLEIQSNLEKLLIPVKEYINSYYKMHKKPDIFVQTAGTPTTIAGYLQGMNYNSYDPTKINGYKLDVQGCKKVMNELLDMEDAKRSFYVGVGREDLIISGIIIVEKLYEALGYESSVVIDDGLREGIALSSCEKV, from the coding sequence ATGATAGCCATAGATCTGGGTTCGAACACTCTTAGATGTATCACTTACGATTGTGATACAAAAGAGTGGGGCGAAGAGTATGAAGCCATTGTCAAAACTGCAGAAAACCTGCATGTAAACAAAACTATCAATGAAAATGCCCTAAAAAGGGTCATAGACGCCATTAAAAAGGCTCAAGACAAGCTTGATTTTGCATCTCATGAGGTATGCGCGGTAACGACCGAAGCGATGCGCCAGGCGCTCAATTCGGATGCCGTTTTAAAAGAGATATATGTTAAAACGGGATTGAAATTTGAGATCATAGACGGCGATAAAGAAGCAAGATATACGACAAAAGCCGTGAAAAACAGACTCGACATCCTGGCTTTGCCCTCGTCATCGTTTGCACTTGTAGATATAGGCGGCGGTTCGACGGAGATAATTTTTTACGACAACGGAATCATTACCTCCAAAAGCTTTAATATAGGGATAGTCACGCTTACGGATATCTCGGGGAACACACTGGAGATACAAAGCAATCTTGAAAAGCTTTTGATCCCCGTAAAAGAGTATATAAACTCTTATTATAAAATGCATAAAAAGCCCGATATTTTTGTTCAGACGGCGGGTACGCCGACCACCATCGCAGGGTACCTGCAAGGGATGAATTACAACTCTTACGATCCGACAAAAATAAACGGCTACAAGCTCGATGTACAGGGCTGTAAAAAGGTGATGAACGAACTTCTTGATATGGAGGATGCAAAAAGATCTTTTTACGTCGGAGTAGGACGAGAGGACCTCATAATCTCGGGGATAATCATAGTTGAAAAGCTCTACGAAGCTCTGGGGTATGAAAGCTCCGTCGTGATCGATGACGGGCTTAGAGAGGGGATAGCACTTTCCTCTTGCGAAAAAGTGTGA
- the lpxD gene encoding UDP-3-O-(3-hydroxymyristoyl)glucosamine N-acyltransferase: MLLSDIAEALACKHSGEDVEITSMNNLTDAMIGQLSFAEHKKYATDLKNSNASAFLIPSSLIGSLPQNSSYIVCDNVSLQMAYATKLFAPKKIDFNAPDPVFGEGSYVDKRANVENGVVIGKNCTIMAGVYLGSHVQVGDNTTLYANTTVYRDCRIGSDCIIHSGAVVGADGFGFSHTAAGEHVKIYQNGNVIIEDDVEIGANCAIDRAVFGSTRIKKGVKLDNFIHIGHNCEIGEYSLFVAQSGVGGSTKLGRNCVVSGQSAFTDHLDIAPFSTFTARSGITKSIKEPKGVWSGYPLMPHKEWMKLQSKIAKLIKE; this comes from the coding sequence ATGTTGCTGTCTGACATAGCCGAGGCTCTTGCTTGCAAACACAGCGGAGAAGATGTCGAGATAACATCCATGAACAATCTTACGGATGCCATGATCGGTCAGCTAAGCTTCGCCGAACATAAAAAATACGCGACCGATCTAAAGAACTCCAATGCTTCGGCATTTTTGATACCTTCCTCTTTGATCGGGAGTCTGCCGCAAAACTCTTCATATATCGTTTGCGACAACGTTTCTCTTCAAATGGCGTACGCCACAAAACTTTTTGCTCCCAAAAAGATAGATTTCAACGCACCCGATCCTGTTTTCGGCGAAGGAAGCTATGTCGATAAGAGAGCCAATGTCGAAAACGGAGTGGTCATCGGCAAAAACTGCACGATAATGGCAGGCGTGTATCTCGGCTCTCATGTACAAGTGGGCGACAATACGACGCTTTATGCCAATACCACGGTATATCGCGACTGTCGTATAGGGAGTGACTGTATTATCCACAGCGGAGCTGTCGTAGGTGCGGACGGATTCGGGTTTTCACATACCGCCGCGGGCGAGCATGTCAAGATATACCAAAACGGAAACGTGATCATCGAAGACGATGTGGAGATCGGCGCAAACTGTGCCATAGACAGAGCGGTATTTGGTTCTACGCGTATAAAAAAAGGTGTAAAGCTGGATAATTTCATCCATATAGGGCATAACTGCGAGATCGGCGAATACAGCCTTTTTGTGGCGCAATCGGGTGTAGGCGGCTCCACAAAACTCGGACGCAATTGTGTTGTAAGCGGACAGAGCGCATTTACGGATCATCTGGATATCGCGCCTTTTTCTACTTTTACCGCAAGAAGCGGGATAACAAAATCGATAAAAGAGCCCAAAGGTGTCTGGAGCGGATATCCTCTTATGCCTCACAAGGAGTGGATGAAGCTTCAAAGCAAGATAGCAAAACTGATAAAAGAGTAA